In a genomic window of Paraburkholderia acidiphila:
- a CDS encoding porin, with protein MKKTIVAASFAFASALAWGQSSVTLYGIVDTGIEYYNNTAKGGSFAGMPSLTGEVPSRFGLRGQEDLGGGYQAFFVLESGFAPNSGALNYGGRLFGRQANVGVSSDYGTLTLGRQMNMSMYVLFNADVIGPSIHSMASFDSYLPNARSDNAVGYLGKFHGVTIGGTYSFGRDAAGPAGPSATNCGGQLPGDAVACRQYTMMLAYDNAWGGAAASYDVMYGGPGASAPLVSSADTDKRVIVDGYVKFGSAKLGGGWIRRNTAAAEHMQSDIFFLGADYYVTPVFSLDFQGLRYILREQSNSTMFVGRANYFVSKRTTLYASLGYMLNSALAANAVAAAGTVQTGANQFGAMVGIQQRF; from the coding sequence ATGAAGAAGACCATCGTGGCAGCATCCTTCGCATTCGCCTCGGCGCTCGCGTGGGGGCAGAGCAGCGTGACGCTCTACGGCATCGTGGATACCGGCATCGAGTACTACAACAATACCGCGAAGGGCGGCTCGTTTGCCGGCATGCCCTCGCTCACTGGCGAGGTGCCATCTCGCTTCGGCCTGCGCGGCCAGGAGGACCTGGGCGGCGGCTACCAGGCCTTCTTCGTGCTCGAAAGCGGCTTTGCGCCCAATAGCGGCGCGCTCAATTACGGTGGCCGCCTGTTCGGCCGCCAGGCGAACGTGGGCGTGAGCAGCGACTACGGTACGCTCACGCTGGGCCGCCAGATGAACATGTCGATGTATGTGCTCTTCAACGCCGACGTGATCGGCCCGTCGATCCATTCGATGGCCAGCTTCGACAGCTATCTGCCGAACGCGCGCAGCGACAACGCGGTCGGCTATCTCGGCAAATTCCACGGCGTGACGATCGGCGGGACCTACAGCTTCGGCCGCGACGCAGCGGGTCCCGCGGGCCCATCGGCGACCAATTGCGGCGGCCAGCTGCCCGGCGACGCCGTGGCGTGCCGCCAGTACACGATGATGCTCGCCTACGACAACGCATGGGGCGGCGCCGCCGCGTCGTACGACGTGATGTACGGCGGCCCCGGTGCCTCGGCGCCGCTCGTGAGCAGCGCCGATACCGACAAGCGCGTGATCGTCGATGGCTACGTGAAATTCGGTTCGGCCAAGCTGGGTGGCGGCTGGATTCGCCGCAACACGGCGGCGGCGGAACATATGCAGTCCGATATCTTTTTTCTCGGCGCAGACTACTACGTGACACCGGTGTTTTCACTGGACTTCCAGGGGCTGCGCTATATTCTGCGCGAACAATCGAATTCGACGATGTTCGTCGGCCGCGCGAACTATTTCGTTTCGAAGCGCACGACGCTTTACGCATCGCTTGGCTACATGCTGAACAGTGCGCTCGCCGCCAACGCGGTAGCCGCAGCCGGCACGGTGCAGACGGGCGCGAACCAGTTCGGCGCGATGGTGGGCATTCAGCAACGCTTCTGA
- a CDS encoding c-type cytochrome, with protein MIRIPYFIAPLAMAVLTQSALAEPAVDMARARQIATQHACFGCHAVDKKLVGPAYRDVAARYAGKPGAAAALVAHIQNGSSGNWGAIPMPPNAISPGDAQIVAQWILAGSKSE; from the coding sequence ATGATTCGTATTCCTTATTTCATCGCGCCACTCGCAATGGCAGTGCTCACCCAGAGCGCGTTGGCCGAGCCCGCCGTGGACATGGCACGCGCGCGCCAGATCGCCACGCAGCATGCGTGCTTCGGCTGTCACGCCGTGGACAAGAAGCTCGTGGGCCCGGCCTACCGCGACGTGGCCGCGCGCTACGCGGGCAAGCCGGGCGCGGCGGCCGCGCTCGTCGCGCATATCCAGAACGGCAGCTCCGGCAACTGGGGCGCCATACCCATGCCGCCCAACGCGATCAGCCCGGGTGATGCGCAGATCGTCGCGCAATGGATTCTCGCTGGCAGCAAGAGCGAATAA
- a CDS encoding xanthine dehydrogenase family protein molybdopterin-binding subunit: MSQRMPERVHGAGAPQRDSRRDFLKTGLAIAGCLVLPLAFGEQVSAAEDGTRFREINDWVRIDPDGHTIIGLSQAEVGQGVYTGLPQVLADEMDADWRRVSVQFVTGRDAYRIAAANEHPQQFVGASMSVTMFTQRLRIAGAQAREVFLAAGARRLGVRPTQCATKTGRVIHLQTGRSVGYGELLADAAKLPLNPQPRLKAESARTLIGQPLHKLDAPAKVNGSAVFGIDVQVPGMLTGAVKMSPTLNGKPVAVRNRDTVRALAGVVEVVQAKDAVIVVANTYWQAKKACDALDVQWEDGPLPADGATILAQRKAALMSSNAVVATRIGDASVRFDAAQSAHGRVIEADYHTPYIVHATMEPVNATVHVREHEIEVWGPVQGQDKVRWALSAIFKVPSEKVIVNTTFLGGSFGRKYVPDFVIHAAVASKAVGRPVKVIRSREDDIRHGFYRPGVSARMRAVLGPDGYPSAMHLRVVGQSLYWSIKRDYFEKAGGWDETMLDGLYDLGYSVPDLLVDSVSVDQQIPVSFMRSVGSTSSVFFLESFINELAHAARIDPLDYRRTLLRDDPLALRVLDRTAARANWTRKRAAGVYRGLAYCLYTGRGGAFTTYVATIVELRMVEGHAKLERVVCGVDCGQAINPTLIREMVEGGIGFALTNTFKSEITFKDGAVVQENFADYPLLYLSQMPRIEVEIVESDRAPQGCGEVALPPVAPAVAAALHEATGARLRTMPLDQTLA, from the coding sequence ATGTCGCAGCGAATGCCTGAGCGCGTGCACGGTGCGGGCGCGCCGCAACGCGATAGCCGCCGCGACTTCCTCAAAACCGGCCTCGCGATTGCGGGCTGCCTGGTGCTGCCGCTCGCGTTCGGCGAGCAGGTGAGCGCAGCGGAGGACGGGACGCGCTTTCGCGAGATCAACGACTGGGTGCGTATCGATCCGGACGGCCACACGATCATCGGGCTTTCGCAGGCCGAAGTGGGGCAGGGTGTCTACACCGGGTTGCCGCAGGTCCTCGCCGATGAAATGGATGCCGACTGGCGGCGCGTGAGCGTGCAGTTCGTGACGGGGCGCGACGCCTATCGCATCGCGGCGGCGAACGAGCATCCGCAGCAGTTCGTGGGGGCTTCGATGTCGGTCACGATGTTCACGCAACGTTTGCGCATCGCGGGCGCGCAGGCGCGCGAGGTGTTTCTCGCGGCTGGCGCGCGGCGTCTTGGTGTACGGCCCACGCAGTGCGCGACGAAAACGGGCCGCGTGATTCATCTGCAAACGGGGCGCTCGGTCGGCTACGGCGAATTGCTCGCCGACGCGGCGAAACTGCCGCTGAATCCACAGCCGCGGCTGAAGGCCGAGTCGGCGCGCACGCTCATTGGCCAGCCGTTGCACAAGCTCGACGCACCGGCCAAGGTAAACGGCAGCGCGGTATTCGGCATCGACGTGCAGGTGCCCGGCATGCTGACCGGTGCGGTGAAAATGTCGCCCACGCTCAACGGCAAGCCGGTCGCCGTGCGCAACCGCGATACGGTGCGCGCGCTGGCGGGCGTCGTCGAGGTGGTGCAGGCGAAGGACGCCGTGATCGTCGTGGCGAATACGTATTGGCAGGCCAAAAAAGCTTGCGATGCGCTCGACGTGCAGTGGGAGGACGGTCCTCTGCCAGCCGACGGCGCGACGATACTCGCACAGCGCAAAGCCGCGCTGATGTCGTCGAATGCAGTGGTGGCCACGCGCATTGGCGACGCGAGCGTGCGGTTCGACGCCGCGCAAAGCGCACACGGGCGTGTGATCGAAGCCGATTACCACACGCCCTATATCGTTCACGCCACGATGGAACCCGTGAACGCCACGGTGCATGTGCGCGAACACGAGATCGAAGTGTGGGGGCCGGTCCAGGGGCAGGACAAGGTGCGCTGGGCGCTCTCCGCTATCTTCAAGGTGCCGTCCGAGAAAGTGATTGTGAACACAACGTTTCTCGGCGGCAGCTTCGGGCGCAAGTATGTGCCCGACTTCGTGATCCACGCGGCGGTCGCCTCGAAGGCCGTAGGCCGGCCGGTCAAGGTGATCCGCTCGCGCGAGGACGATATCCGTCACGGTTTCTACCGTCCCGGCGTTTCGGCGCGCATGCGCGCGGTGCTCGGACCCGATGGTTACCCGAGCGCCATGCATCTGCGCGTGGTGGGGCAATCGCTCTACTGGTCGATCAAGCGCGACTACTTCGAAAAGGCGGGCGGCTGGGACGAAACCATGCTCGATGGCCTTTACGACCTCGGCTACTCGGTGCCGGATCTGCTCGTCGATTCGGTGAGCGTCGATCAGCAGATTCCCGTGAGCTTCATGCGCAGCGTGGGCAGCACGTCCAGCGTCTTTTTCCTCGAGAGCTTCATCAACGAGCTGGCGCACGCGGCGCGCATCGACCCGCTCGATTACCGCCGCACGCTGCTGCGCGACGACCCGCTCGCGCTGCGTGTGCTCGATCGCACGGCGGCGCGGGCGAACTGGACGCGCAAGCGCGCGGCGGGTGTGTATCGCGGCCTCGCGTACTGCCTCTATACGGGCCGTGGCGGCGCATTCACGACCTACGTCGCCACCATCGTCGAACTGCGCATGGTGGAAGGCCACGCGAAGCTCGAACGCGTGGTATGCGGTGTCGATTGCGGGCAGGCGATCAATCCCACGCTGATTCGCGAGATGGTGGAGGGCGGTATAGGCTTCGCGCTCACCAACACGTTCAAGAGCGAGATCACGTTCAAGGACGGCGCGGTCGTACAGGAGAACTTTGCCGACTACCCGCTCCTGTATCTCTCGCAGATGCCGAGGATCGAGGTGGAGATCGTGGAGAGCGACCGTGCGCCGCAAGGCTGCGGCGAGGTGGCACTGCCGCCGGTCGCGCCCGCCGTGGCTGCTGCGCTTCATGAAGCGACGGGCGCCCGCTTGCGCACCATGCCGCTCGATCAGACGCTCGCCTGA
- a CDS encoding (2Fe-2S)-binding protein — translation MQFTLNDQLFEFEGDPDTPLLWVIREAAGLTGTKYGCGIGACGACTVHLEGEATRSCVLPVSAVAGRRITTIEGLAPQTSHPVQQAWIAKDVPQCGYCQSGMVMAVAALLKQHPHPTEAQIDQGVTNLCRCATYHRIREAIHVAANA, via the coding sequence ATGCAATTCACACTGAACGACCAGCTCTTCGAGTTCGAAGGCGATCCGGATACGCCCTTGCTCTGGGTGATACGCGAGGCCGCGGGCTTGACGGGGACGAAGTACGGCTGCGGCATCGGCGCATGCGGCGCCTGCACCGTGCATCTCGAAGGCGAGGCCACGCGCTCGTGCGTGCTGCCTGTCTCGGCGGTGGCGGGCCGCCGCATCACGACCATCGAGGGCCTTGCGCCGCAAACCTCGCATCCGGTGCAACAGGCCTGGATCGCGAAAGACGTGCCGCAATGCGGCTACTGCCAGTCCGGCATGGTGATGGCCGTTGCCGCACTGCTCAAGCAGCATCCGCATCCCACCGAGGCGCAGATCGACCAGGGCGTGACGAACCTGTGCCGCTGCGCGACCTATCACCGAATTCGCGAGGCTATTCATGTCGCAGCGAATGCCTGA
- a CDS encoding phosphoglycerate mutase family protein: protein MFIRHAEKPTPDEGIGIEADGKPDAESLCVRGWQRAGALARFFCPIEKAHAAQLKPATVFAAGAGPSSKSKRSMQTVTPLVSLLRVASQVDYVDTYLKDDGRALMTDVLTRAGVVLIAWEHKVLPPLIGHLPRAPTVPAAWPDDRFDVVWIFDRAGESWSFSQLPQLLLAGDSTTPIG, encoded by the coding sequence ATGTTTATCCGGCACGCGGAGAAGCCCACACCCGATGAGGGTATCGGGATCGAAGCAGACGGCAAACCCGACGCAGAAAGTCTTTGCGTTCGCGGTTGGCAGCGTGCCGGCGCTTTGGCGCGATTCTTCTGCCCGATTGAGAAAGCGCACGCAGCGCAACTCAAACCCGCTACCGTATTCGCGGCGGGAGCCGGTCCTTCCAGCAAGAGCAAGCGTTCGATGCAGACTGTGACGCCCCTTGTCTCGCTGCTGCGTGTGGCGTCGCAGGTGGATTATGTCGACACCTACCTGAAAGACGACGGCCGAGCGCTCATGACGGACGTACTCACTCGAGCGGGCGTCGTGTTGATAGCGTGGGAGCACAAAGTGCTGCCCCCGCTCATTGGACACCTCCCTCGCGCGCCCACGGTCCCTGCAGCATGGCCGGATGACCGGTTCGACGTGGTCTGGATATTCGATCGCGCGGGGGAAAGCTGGTCATTTTCACAACTCCCCCAATTGCTGCTCGCTGGCGATTCCACCACACCAATCGGCTAG
- the lon gene encoding endopeptidase La → MSTDSESDAPDSAPPDTQAAPTPAVPKDSLILLPVRNAVLFPGMVIPLTAARGQAKEDVQAAVRRQQPLGIVLQRDPQEQDPPFDGLNSIGTLANVLRYVTSPDDGAHHLICQGVERFRLIAPVEGLGFRAARVDMLPDSAQGNSAIDARALVLRQRAGEMIGLLPNAGAELVKALDAIEAPGLLADTVAGLLDIPPERKQDILATLDVCKRLDKVLDAVAGRIEVLRLSHDIDEQTRGRLDKRQREMMLREQLQTIQRELGETGEAGEEARKLGDAIAAAHMPPDVETHARKELARLERTPEASSEYSITVSYLEWLTELPWVLAPEAPIDIAQARRILDDAHFGVDKVKHRILEYLGVKKLNPLGKAPILCFLGPPGVGKTSLGQSIARALERPFVRVSLGGVHDESEIRGHRRTYIGAMPGNIVQAIRKAGARNCVMLLDELDKLGHGVHGDPAAAMLEVLDPEQNASFRDNYLGVPFDLSAVVFVATANQLESIPGPLRDRLEFLDLPGYTEAEKFQIAQRFLVPRQLKECGLTADRCELTDGALRSIIRDYTREAGVRSLERKIGAVFRYVALRVAESPSTRERIDADRLTSILGHHRFEREVAMRTSLPGVVTGLAWTPVGGELLFIEASSTPGAGRLVLTGQLGNVMKESAQAALTLVKSKSEVLKIDGASFDKRDIHVHVPAGAVPKDGPSAGVALFIAIASLMMGQPVRSDCAVTGEISLRGVVLPVGGIKEKVLAALRAGIHTVLLPARNAADLEDIPADARSQLHFVLLETVDDAMRELIEART, encoded by the coding sequence ATGAGCACGGACAGCGAAAGTGATGCCCCTGATTCCGCGCCGCCGGACACGCAAGCCGCTCCGACGCCAGCCGTGCCCAAGGACAGCCTGATCCTGCTGCCGGTCCGCAATGCGGTGCTGTTTCCGGGCATGGTGATCCCCCTGACGGCGGCACGTGGGCAGGCCAAGGAAGACGTGCAGGCAGCCGTCAGGCGCCAGCAGCCTCTTGGCATTGTGCTGCAACGCGATCCGCAGGAGCAGGACCCGCCCTTCGATGGCCTGAACTCGATAGGCACGTTGGCAAACGTGCTGCGCTATGTCACGAGTCCCGACGACGGCGCGCACCACCTGATATGCCAGGGTGTGGAGCGCTTCCGCCTGATCGCACCCGTGGAGGGTCTCGGGTTCCGGGCCGCCCGGGTGGACATGCTGCCCGACAGCGCGCAAGGCAATTCGGCAATCGACGCGCGCGCATTAGTCCTGAGGCAACGCGCAGGGGAAATGATAGGACTGCTTCCGAATGCCGGGGCGGAGCTCGTGAAGGCACTGGACGCGATCGAGGCGCCGGGGCTGCTCGCCGATACCGTGGCCGGCTTGCTCGATATTCCCCCGGAGCGCAAACAGGACATCCTCGCAACGCTCGATGTCTGCAAGCGGCTGGACAAAGTGCTGGACGCCGTCGCTGGACGAATCGAAGTGCTGCGCCTGTCGCACGATATCGATGAGCAAACGCGCGGGCGACTCGACAAGCGTCAGCGTGAAATGATGTTGCGCGAGCAACTGCAGACAATTCAGCGCGAACTCGGCGAAACGGGGGAAGCCGGGGAAGAGGCCCGCAAGCTGGGCGATGCCATTGCCGCTGCCCATATGCCGCCGGATGTCGAGACGCACGCTCGCAAGGAACTCGCCCGGCTGGAACGCACGCCTGAGGCATCCTCCGAATACTCAATCACGGTCAGTTATCTGGAATGGCTCACTGAACTGCCTTGGGTGCTGGCGCCCGAAGCGCCCATCGACATCGCGCAGGCGAGGCGAATCCTCGACGATGCGCACTTTGGTGTGGACAAGGTCAAGCACCGCATCCTCGAATATCTAGGCGTAAAGAAGCTCAATCCACTCGGCAAGGCGCCGATTCTCTGCTTTCTCGGGCCGCCGGGCGTGGGCAAAACATCGCTGGGGCAGAGCATCGCACGCGCGTTGGAGCGCCCCTTCGTGCGCGTCAGCCTGGGCGGCGTTCATGATGAATCGGAAATTCGTGGCCATCGAAGAACGTATATCGGAGCGATGCCGGGCAATATCGTTCAGGCCATCCGCAAGGCGGGTGCGCGCAATTGCGTCATGCTGCTGGACGAACTCGACAAGCTAGGTCATGGGGTGCATGGCGATCCGGCCGCGGCGATGCTCGAGGTTCTGGATCCTGAGCAGAATGCCTCGTTCCGGGACAATTACCTTGGGGTGCCGTTCGACCTGTCCGCTGTCGTATTCGTGGCCACGGCCAATCAGCTTGAAAGCATTCCCGGGCCGCTGAGAGACCGCCTCGAGTTTCTGGATCTGCCCGGATACACCGAGGCCGAGAAGTTTCAGATCGCCCAGCGCTTCCTGGTTCCGCGCCAGTTAAAAGAGTGCGGACTCACTGCCGACCGGTGCGAGCTGACCGACGGAGCCCTGAGGTCCATCATTCGCGACTACACGCGTGAAGCAGGGGTTCGCAGCCTGGAGCGGAAGATCGGCGCAGTGTTTCGGTATGTGGCGTTGCGCGTTGCGGAGAGTCCGTCCACGCGTGAACGCATCGACGCCGACCGCTTGACGTCGATACTCGGACACCATCGCTTCGAGCGCGAGGTGGCCATGCGCACGAGTTTGCCGGGTGTGGTGACCGGGCTGGCATGGACACCCGTTGGCGGCGAATTGCTCTTCATTGAAGCCAGCAGTACACCGGGCGCAGGCAGGCTGGTGCTGACCGGGCAATTGGGAAACGTCATGAAGGAGAGCGCCCAGGCCGCGCTGACCTTGGTGAAGTCGAAGAGCGAAGTGCTGAAGATCGATGGTGCGAGCTTCGACAAGCGTGACATTCATGTTCACGTGCCGGCTGGAGCGGTACCCAAGGACGGTCCCAGTGCTGGCGTGGCGCTCTTCATTGCGATCGCGTCTCTCATGATGGGACAACCCGTGCGCAGCGACTGCGCGGTGACGGGCGAGATCAGCCTGCGCGGCGTCGTCCTGCCGGTAGGCGGTATCAAGGAAAAAGTACTTGCGGCGCTGCGCGCGGGTATCCATACGGTTTTGCTACCTGCCCGAAACGCCGCGGACCTGGAAGACATCCCCGCCGATGCGCGAAGCCAGTTGCACTTTGTGCTGCTGGAAACGGTCGACGACGCCATGCGCGAGCTGATCGAGGCCAGAACGTAA
- a CDS encoding Hsp20/alpha crystallin family protein has protein sequence MSITRHTIMWDAAIEALERAARLHRQFFRLAGQHERVPVWEPPVEVFEHDGLLAIVVALPGVAPDLVNLNLEGSTLVVAAERALPRALAGGTVHCLEIPYGHFERRIQLPAGRYRLVRRDAEHGCLSLDFERLD, from the coding sequence GTGTCAATCACCCGCCACACAATCATGTGGGACGCCGCCATCGAAGCGCTCGAGCGCGCCGCGCGCCTGCATCGGCAATTTTTCCGGCTTGCAGGCCAGCATGAGCGGGTGCCGGTATGGGAGCCGCCTGTTGAAGTCTTCGAGCATGATGGTTTGCTCGCGATCGTCGTGGCGTTACCTGGCGTGGCGCCCGATCTGGTGAACTTGAATCTCGAAGGCAGCACGCTGGTCGTGGCTGCCGAGAGGGCATTGCCGCGCGCCCTGGCGGGAGGAACGGTCCATTGCCTCGAAATTCCCTATGGCCACTTCGAGCGGCGCATCCAGCTTCCGGCTGGCCGCTATCGCCTGGTGCGGCGTGACGCGGAACACGGTTGCCTGTCGCTGGACTTCGAGAGGCTGGATTGA
- a CDS encoding Dyp-type peroxidase produces the protein MKVLEADVLRFSTMLTAPQEAPLNSPTSPNASAQAAATEPQSIDAPLSAAAAFLVLVVKDDDASIAVAQSVVASTDDLVKDVRIRANGGLLTCNVGISHRAWGPLTGKPLPKELKPFQEVRGATHTAVATAGDLLYHIRAASMDVVVEFERILLEALGAAVDVVDDVAGFRYFDGRDLLEFVDGTANPDGLDLPAATIVAEEDPDYAGGSYVVTQKYLHDMAAWRAQSLQTQEAIIGRRKFDNVELPDATAGQKSHKTLCTIEDADGEHDILRDNMPFAAPGRGEYGTYFIGYSRHLWVIEKMLERMFIGDPPPLHDRILDFSKAATGVTFFAPARKFLGSLAG, from the coding sequence GTGAAAGTGCTGGAAGCAGACGTACTGCGCTTTTCAACTATGCTCACCGCGCCGCAGGAGGCGCCCTTGAACTCGCCAACTTCGCCAAACGCATCCGCGCAAGCGGCAGCCACCGAACCGCAATCGATCGACGCTCCCCTCTCTGCGGCCGCAGCTTTTCTTGTGCTCGTCGTCAAGGACGACGACGCGTCCATCGCCGTCGCTCAATCGGTCGTGGCCAGCACCGATGATCTCGTCAAGGACGTCCGGATCCGAGCCAATGGCGGCCTCCTCACCTGTAACGTGGGGATCTCACATCGCGCGTGGGGGCCGCTTACCGGAAAGCCGCTGCCGAAGGAACTCAAACCGTTCCAGGAAGTGCGGGGCGCGACGCACACCGCAGTCGCGACTGCGGGCGATCTGCTTTATCACATACGCGCGGCATCGATGGATGTCGTCGTCGAATTTGAAAGAATTCTCCTTGAAGCCTTGGGTGCCGCGGTCGATGTCGTTGACGATGTCGCGGGATTCCGCTATTTCGACGGACGCGATCTGCTGGAATTCGTCGACGGCACCGCGAATCCCGACGGCCTGGATCTGCCCGCCGCGACGATCGTTGCAGAGGAGGACCCGGATTATGCGGGCGGCAGCTACGTCGTGACTCAGAAATATTTGCACGACATGGCCGCCTGGCGCGCACAAAGCTTGCAGACGCAAGAAGCCATCATCGGCCGAAGAAAATTCGACAATGTGGAATTGCCGGACGCGACGGCGGGCCAGAAGTCACATAAGACGCTCTGCACGATCGAAGACGCGGACGGGGAGCACGACATCCTGCGCGACAACATGCCATTCGCCGCGCCGGGGCGTGGCGAGTATGGCACGTATTTCATTGGCTATTCGCGCCATCTATGGGTGATCGAAAAAATGCTCGAGCGCATGTTTATCGGCGATCCGCCTCCGCTTCACGACCGGATTCTCGACTTCTCAAAGGCTGCGACCGGCGTGACGTTCTTCGCCCCGGCGCGAAAGTTTCTAGGCAGCCTTGCAGGGTGA
- a CDS encoding TraR/DksA family transcriptional regulator, which yields MTDQILSEAFIESQRQRLLAMQREVLGGEEGTIAAERNQEEETGEEAREAEDDAQRIEQDVANQALRNVNDHRIADIQRALEKIAEGTYGYSDKSGDPIPIERLKILPEAILTVQEESEREAGR from the coding sequence ATGACGGATCAGATATTGAGCGAAGCGTTCATCGAGAGTCAGCGTCAGCGCTTGCTGGCGATGCAGCGCGAGGTGCTCGGCGGCGAAGAAGGGACGATTGCGGCAGAGCGCAATCAGGAAGAGGAGACCGGCGAGGAGGCAAGGGAAGCCGAGGACGATGCCCAGAGAATCGAGCAGGACGTCGCCAATCAGGCGCTGCGCAACGTGAACGATCATAGAATCGCCGACATCCAGCGTGCGCTCGAAAAAATCGCCGAAGGCACTTATGGATATTCCGACAAAAGCGGCGATCCTATTCCCATTGAACGTCTGAAGATATTGCCCGAGGCAATCCTCACGGTGCAGGAGGAAAGCGAGCGCGAGGCCGGCCGGTGA